One stretch of Gadus macrocephalus chromosome 12, ASM3116895v1 DNA includes these proteins:
- the zgc:77486 gene encoding AN1-type zinc finger protein 5: MAQETNQTQVPMLCTMGCGFYGNPRTNGMCSVCYKEHLQRQQGGGRSSPPGEKAAVSPLGSPAAAGASVEVAASEPCEGEVGTPPEERTPSPSSPSPVTQQMTAMSISQDTAATVDSDRAEADEDEEEGTSKNTGPQGEAAQTSSDGDQTPDKNKKKNRCFSCRKKVGLTGFDCRCGNLFCAIHRYSDKHDCPYDYRGAAAARIRKENPIVVAEKIQKL; encoded by the exons ATGGCACAGGAGACCAATCAAACGCAAGTGCCAATGCTTTGCACGATGGGATGTGGTTTCTATGGTAACCCCCGCACCAATGGCATGTGCTCTGTCTGCTACAAGGAACACCTGCAGAGACaacagggaggggggcggtCCAGCCCCCCGGGAGAAAAAG cTGCTGTCTCACCTCTGGGCTCCCCGGCAGCAGCCGGTGCGTCTGTGGAGGTCGCCGCCTCGGAACCCTGCGAAGGGGAGGTGGGGACGCCCCCGGAGGAGAGAACGCCcag TCCCAGTTCGCCCAGCCCAGTGACCCAACAGATGACCGCCATGAGCATCTCCCAAGACACGGCCGCAACCGTAGACTCGGACCGGGCCGAGGCTGACGAAGACGAAGAGGAGGGCACATCCAAAAACACAG GGCCCCAGGGGGAAGCAGCACAGACCTCTTCTGACGGTGACCAGACCCCCGATaaaaacaagaagaagaacCGCTGTTTCTCCTGCCGGAAGAAAGTGGGCCTTACTG GCTTCGACTGCCGCTGCGGGAACCTGTTCTGCGCCATCCACCGCTACTCCGACAAACACGACTGTCCCTACGACTACcggggcgccgccgccgcccgcatCCGCAAGGAGAACCCCATCGTGGTGGCGGAGAAGATCCAGAAgttatga
- the plin3 gene encoding mannose-6-phosphate receptor binding protein 1 isoform X1: MADSGNEVVTEAAQPANGEQGLVSRVSNLPLVSSACGAVASAYTSTRDSVPLLKGVMDVAETGVRTLGAAASTGSKPLLDMLEPQITAVSDYALLGLDKMEATLPILQQPADKLVSDTVGRVYQSVTGARDAVTGARDAVTGAVMGAVMGGVELTKAAVSGGVSTVMGSRLGQMASSGVGLALSRSETWVEQNLPLSERELAALAEPAPGAVSAGVAPPAAASYFVRLGALSTAVRERAMEHSLSRARRARDATYATATQITSTLDLLEGARSTLGAAGLQAAGAPEQLLQRLKEWKDGQPGGPGGAQVEEAEVGAQVEAGGEGREVGVLGPERLEGRALAMVRGLTDQLQAACSGVVSSAQGLPANIQAQLDGARQSAADLRSSLGSSSTVTPLLLEQCRSNLTKVQQSVDGVMDYLIHNTPLNWLVGPFAPQITEKEAAGAEQKPSVQP, translated from the exons ATGGCAGACAGCGGGAATGAGGTCGTAACTGAAGCTGCGCAGCCAGCTAATGGAGAGCAG ggcctgGTGTCCAGAGTGAGCAACCTGCCGCTGGTCAGCTCCGCGTGCGGCGCGGTGGCCAGCGCCTACACCTCCACCAGGGACAGCGTGCCCCTGCTGAAGGGGGTGATGGACGTGGCGGAGACGGGGGTGCGGACCCTGGGGGCCGCCGCCTCCACGGGCTCCAAGCCGCTGCTGGACATGCTGGAGCCACAGA tcACGGCGGTGAGTGACTACGCCCTGCTGGGTCTGGACAAGATGGAGGCGACGCTGCCCATCCTCCAGCAGCCGGCGGACAAG CTGGTGTCGGACACGGTGGGCCGGGTGTACCAGTCGGTGACGGGGGCCAGGGACGCGGTGACGGGGGCCAGGGACGCGGTGACGGGGGCCGTGATGGGAGCGGTGATGGGCGGCGTGGAGCTCACCAAGGCGGCCGTCAGCGGGGGGGTCAGCACGGTCATGGGCAGCCGCCTGGGCCAGATGGCCAGCAGCGGGGTGGGCCTGGCCCTCAGCCGCTCGGAGACCTGGGTGGAGCAGAACCTCCCGCTCAGCGAGAGGGAGCTGG CCGCCCTGGCCGAGCCAGCGCCGGGCGCGGTCTCCGCGGGCGTGGCTCCGCCCGCCGCCGCAAGCTACTTCGTCCGTCTGGGCGCCCTGTCCACGGCGGTGCGGGAGCGCGCCATGGAGCACTCGCTGAGCCGTGCGCGCCGGGCCCGCGACGCCACCTACGCCACGGCCACGCAGATCACCAGCACCCTGGACCTGCTGGAGGGGGCCCGCAGCACCCTGGgggcggccgggctgcaggcGGCCGGGGCCCCCGAGCAGCTGCTGCAGCGGCTGAAGGAGTGGAAGGACGGGcagccgggggggccggggggagcccaggtggaggaggcggaggtgggggcccaggtggaggctggaggagaaggCAGAGAGGTTGGCGTCCTAGGCCCGGAGAGA CTGGAGGGCCGGGCGTTGGCCATGGTGCGCGGCCTCACCGACCAGCTGCAGGCGGCGTGCTCCGGGGTGGTGTCCAGCGCCCAGGGCCTCCCCGCCAACATCCAGGCCCAGCTGGACGGCGCGCGGCAGTCGGCCGCAGACCTGCGCTCCTCgctgggcagcagcagcacggtgACGCCCCTCCTGCTGGAGCAGTGCCGCAGCAACCTGACAAAG GTGCAGCAGTCTGTGGACGGTGTCATGGACTACCTCATCCACAACACCCCCCTGAACTGGCTGGTGGGGCCGTTCGCCCCGCAGATCACCGAGAAGGAGGCAGCGGGGGCGGAGCAGAAGCCCAGTGTTCAGCCGTGA
- the plin3 gene encoding mannose-6-phosphate receptor binding protein 1 isoform X2 has translation MADSGNEVVTEAAQPANGEQGLVSRVSNLPLVSSACGAVASAYTSTRDSVPLLKGVMDVAETGVRTLGAAASTGSKPLLDMLEPQITAVSDYALLGLDKMEATLPILQQPADKLVSDTVGRVYQSVTGARDAVTGARDAVTGAVMGAVMGGVELTKAAVSGGVSTVMGSRLGQMASSGVGLALSRSETWVEQNLPLSERELAALAEPAPGAVSAGVAPPAAASYFVRLGALSTAVRERAMEHSLSRARRARDATYATATQITSTLDLLEGARSTLGAAGLQAAGAPEQLLQRLKEWKDGQPGGPGGAQVEEAEVGAQVEAGGEGRELEGRALAMVRGLTDQLQAACSGVVSSAQGLPANIQAQLDGARQSAADLRSSLGSSSTVTPLLLEQCRSNLTKVQQSVDGVMDYLIHNTPLNWLVGPFAPQITEKEAAGAEQKPSVQP, from the exons ATGGCAGACAGCGGGAATGAGGTCGTAACTGAAGCTGCGCAGCCAGCTAATGGAGAGCAG ggcctgGTGTCCAGAGTGAGCAACCTGCCGCTGGTCAGCTCCGCGTGCGGCGCGGTGGCCAGCGCCTACACCTCCACCAGGGACAGCGTGCCCCTGCTGAAGGGGGTGATGGACGTGGCGGAGACGGGGGTGCGGACCCTGGGGGCCGCCGCCTCCACGGGCTCCAAGCCGCTGCTGGACATGCTGGAGCCACAGA tcACGGCGGTGAGTGACTACGCCCTGCTGGGTCTGGACAAGATGGAGGCGACGCTGCCCATCCTCCAGCAGCCGGCGGACAAG CTGGTGTCGGACACGGTGGGCCGGGTGTACCAGTCGGTGACGGGGGCCAGGGACGCGGTGACGGGGGCCAGGGACGCGGTGACGGGGGCCGTGATGGGAGCGGTGATGGGCGGCGTGGAGCTCACCAAGGCGGCCGTCAGCGGGGGGGTCAGCACGGTCATGGGCAGCCGCCTGGGCCAGATGGCCAGCAGCGGGGTGGGCCTGGCCCTCAGCCGCTCGGAGACCTGGGTGGAGCAGAACCTCCCGCTCAGCGAGAGGGAGCTGG CCGCCCTGGCCGAGCCAGCGCCGGGCGCGGTCTCCGCGGGCGTGGCTCCGCCCGCCGCCGCAAGCTACTTCGTCCGTCTGGGCGCCCTGTCCACGGCGGTGCGGGAGCGCGCCATGGAGCACTCGCTGAGCCGTGCGCGCCGGGCCCGCGACGCCACCTACGCCACGGCCACGCAGATCACCAGCACCCTGGACCTGCTGGAGGGGGCCCGCAGCACCCTGGgggcggccgggctgcaggcGGCCGGGGCCCCCGAGCAGCTGCTGCAGCGGCTGAAGGAGTGGAAGGACGGGcagccgggggggccggggggagcccaggtggaggaggcggaggtgggggcccaggtggaggctggaggagaaggCAGAGAG CTGGAGGGCCGGGCGTTGGCCATGGTGCGCGGCCTCACCGACCAGCTGCAGGCGGCGTGCTCCGGGGTGGTGTCCAGCGCCCAGGGCCTCCCCGCCAACATCCAGGCCCAGCTGGACGGCGCGCGGCAGTCGGCCGCAGACCTGCGCTCCTCgctgggcagcagcagcacggtgACGCCCCTCCTGCTGGAGCAGTGCCGCAGCAACCTGACAAAG GTGCAGCAGTCTGTGGACGGTGTCATGGACTACCTCATCCACAACACCCCCCTGAACTGGCTGGTGGGGCCGTTCGCCCCGCAGATCACCGAGAAGGAGGCAGCGGGGGCGGAGCAGAAGCCCAGTGTTCAGCCGTGA